The following coding sequences lie in one Lolium perenne isolate Kyuss_39 chromosome 2, Kyuss_2.0, whole genome shotgun sequence genomic window:
- the LOC127336342 gene encoding uncharacterized protein — protein MKQYSPPSLRKTLEAWNCYRVWVIWPFGPSATKWAKCPEGIKIISSHLEFPHSEARILMLACILRTKHEVYWRSETRLFRCRVSGLAPLAVRYFCLLSTPFFLWLCSINSEGSSNHFDLEVNIPNEMDPDIGVKGRHGRFDGRP, from the exons ATGAAACAGTACAGTCCACCCAGCCTTCGAAAAACTTTAGAAGCATGGAATTGTTACAGG GTTTGGGTGATCTGGCCATTTGGTCCTTCTGCAACTAAATGGGCTAAATG CCCAGAAGGCATCAAAATTATTTCCTCTCATCTTGAGTTTCCCCATAGCGAGGCTCGGATTCTGATGTTAGCATG CATACTCAGAACTAAGCACGAGGTGTACTGGAGATCGGAGACAAGATTGTTTCGATGTAGGGTTAGTGGTTTGGCGCCGTTGGCCGTCCGATATTTCTGTTTGCTATCGACCCCTTTCTTTCTGTGGCTAtg TTCTATAAATAGCGAGGGATCAAGCAACCATTTCGACCTCGAGGTGAACATTCCGAATGAGATGGACCCTGATATTGGTGTGAAAGGGAGACATGGGAGATTCGATGGCAGACCTTAG